The sequence AATAAATTAAGAGCGCCGAAGGGCGCTCTTGTTGTTATTTATGAAAATGCTTCTAGTCGCCATGCTAGAAACGGGAAAATGATTGCTTGGCAGAGAAAACTTTTAGCTACCAGCCTGTGTTTCTGCAAAGTGGGGATATGTAAATTTGCGCAGGGAGAATAGTGGATTATAATAATAGCGATGTGGAGAAGGGTGGGGATAAGTGGTAATTAAAAGTGGATAAATGTTTATTGGTGAGTATTCGCACACAATTGATGAGAAAAACCGACTGGCTGTCCCGATCAAATTCCGCTCTGAACTAACCGGTGGAGCAGTAGTGACAAAAGGATTAGATGGTTGTTTGTTCCTTTACACGCTCAATGAATGGGAAAAGCTAGTCGAGAAGCTTAACGCTATGCCGATATCACAAAAGAATGCCCGGGCCTTTGCTCGGTTGATGTTGGCCGGGGCTTTTGCTGCAGAATTGGATCGGCAAGGCCGCATGATTTTGCCGAAGTACTTAACCGACTATGCCAAGATTGATCGCAACGTGATTGTTGCCGGACTTTTTAATCGCTTAGAAATTTGGGATGCAAAGGTTTGGCAAGAATACAAGGATGCTACTGAAAAGGAAAGCGAAGCCCTGGCCGAACAGTTGTTCATTTAATTTTAATAATCAGAGGTAGGCTGCAGAGAGACAACAATTTGTCATTATTTGCAACAATTAGCCAACATTTTCACCTCCTAAGTGAAACTTTCCCTCCACCCAAGGGAACCAACCTGTCTCTCTGCGGGGTCCTACCATTGAAAAGATATTAACTAAACCATTGGATAATCATTCCCTTCATATTCCCGTACTGACAACGGAGGTGGTAGAGCTACTAGATCTCGTTCCGGGAGAACTAGTAGTGGACGCTACCGTCGGAGATGGCGGACATGCCCAGCAACTATTAACTAAAGTTAGTCCCGGCGGATATCTTATTGGCATCGACAAGGATCCGGAAGCCGTCAAGGCAGCTTATGAAAACTTATCTCATCAAAAATCAAACGCTAAATTTGTTATTAACCACGACAGTTTCGGTAATCTTAGCGGGATCATTAAGACTGCCGGATACCGAGGAATTGACGCAATATTATTTGACTTGGGTTTATCGTCTCGTGAGTTAGCTGGCACACGAGGCTTTTCTTTTTTGCGTGATGCACCTTTAGATATGCGGTTTGATCCAGATGCGCCAGTCACAGCCGCCGATATTGTTAATTCATATCCGAAAGATAAATTGGCAAATCTGATTTACGAGTTCGGCGAAGAACGAGCTAGTCGAAGAATCGCCGAAGCAATTTTTTCTGCCCGGCATCGGCATAAGATTACTACTACCGAGCAATTAGCGGCTATTGTAGCAGAGGCTAAAGGCGGCCGACATGGACGGATTCATCCGGCTACGCAAACCTTTCAGGCTTTGCGGATAGCGGTGAACGATGAGCTGGGGTTACTCCGAACGACATTGCCGGTAGCCATACAGCTATTAAATCCCGGAGGCCGGCTGGCAGTAATCAGTTACCATTCCTTAGAGGATCGGATCGTTAAAAATATTTTTCGGGATGCGGCAAAAACCGGAGTGGTACAATTGATTACTAAAAAGCCGATTAGTCCGACTCGAGCAGAGATATTACAAAATCCCCGAGCGAGAAGCGCCAAATTAAGAGTCATTAGTAAAATAGGTTAACCATGGCAAATTGGTCCCCAAAACAAGCTGGTCTAAGATCAAAAAACATCATTCAATTACGCAATTTTAAGAAATTCCGCTGGGGGGCTTTTTCTATCACTTCTATCTCAATCGCTTTATTTGTAGTCCTGGCCGGTTCTTATATTGTGATTATCAATGTGGTATCGACCAAAGGAGCTCAGATCAACACCCTAGAAATGACCAAAAAAGGTTTAGTCGCTGAAAACGAAAGACTGGCCGTCGAAGCGGCCCGGTTGCAATCTCTGGCCGTGATCGAGAAAGGGGCCACGGAACAGATTGAGATTGGCGACAATGGTTTGCCGACCGGCAAGACTAAACCAGCTGCCGAGGAAACCACCACCAATTCGCTAAATGAGACTATCGATAACCAAACTACCTATGTGCCTAAGATGGTTGAGATGAGCGCCCTCACTTTCTTAGAAGATACCTCTGGTCCGCTCGCGCAAAAGTAGTTAATTTGACAAGGTTATCAACTAGTCCGAAAAGGGCTTTTTTTATATCGGCGAAACCTGTGGGATAGCTTGTTATAATAGTTTCATGGCTTATAACGTATCTAACGAGTCGTTACAGTTGCGGCGGGTAAATGTATTAGCCATCGGTTTTGCTATTTTTTTAGTATTGATAGTTGGGAAATTATTGCAAAGACAGTTAATTGAGCACAATACCTTTCTCGCATTGGCCCGTGAACAACATGTAGTGAATGAAAATGTACCAGCCGAGCGGGGCAAAATTTTAGTTTATGATCAACAATTAGGCGATTATTATCCCTTAGCTACCAACGTATCTTTATATAGTCTTAATGTGGTACCTACCCAGGTGCACCAGCCTGAATTAGTGGTAGCCAAGCTCTTACCCTACTTAACGGATTTCACCGAAAGTGATCTTTTAGCTATATTACAATCCAATAAAGTTTACGTATCGCCTTTGAAGCGGCGAGTAGAAGTAAAAGAAAAAGAGGCTATTCAAAAATTAGGTTTGGAGGGCGTTTATTTTCGCGCAGAAGAATATCGGTATTATCCGGAAGATAGTTTAGCGTCACACGTATTGGGCTTCGTGAACCAGGATGGTAAGGGCCAGTATGGCATTGAAGGCTACTTTGACAAAGAACTCAGCGGCCAAGCCGGTTTGGCTCAGGTCGAAAAGAGCTCGTTAGGTGCCCACATCACCGTGGGAGATCGTAAAATAACTGATCCGAAAGACGGGGCAGATGTGGTGCTGACGATTGACCGGGCTATTCAATATTATGTGGAAAAGAAACTGCAAGAAACAGCGCTCAAACACCAGGCTACCGGAGGAGAAGTGATTATTATGGAGCCCTCGACCGGACGGATCGTAGCCATGGCTGCCTATCCTGATTTCAACCCCAATTTTTATAGTGACGCCGAATTGGCTAATTTTACTAACCCGAGTGTGTCATTGGTATACGAGCCGGGTTCAGTTTTTAAATCCATTACGATGGCAGCCGGGATTGATGCCGGTTTAGTTGCCCCGAGCACTACTTATTTTGACCCCGGTGAATTGCAGGTAGCCGATAAAATTATTCGTAATTCTGATTTAGCTTCTCACGGAGTCCAGACTATGACTCAAGTATTGGAAAAATCTTTAAACACCGGCGCGGTATTTGTAGTGCAAAAACTGGGACGCCAACTTTTCTATAAATATCTTAAAGATTTTGGTTTTGATGTTGTGACGGGAGCCGGGTTAGCCGGAGAAGTGGCCGCTCATATGCGGCCGTTTAGAGAATGGGCAGAAATGGATTTGGCTACTATTTCTTTTGGTCAGGCTATTGCAGTTACTCCCTTACAAATGCTAGCTGCTATTGGAGTAATCGCTAACCAAGGACAATTAGTAAAACCGCATATGGTGGATAAAATCATGTATTCTACCGGAGCGATCTCTTTTGATACGCAAGTGATTCGGTCTGTCATTAAGCCTCAAACTGCTCAGCTAGTCGGGGCAATGATGGTGAGTGTAGTAGAACGGGGCCACGGTCAGGCAGCCGGTGTCGCCGGATATCGAGTAGCTGGTAAAACGGGGACGGCGCAAATCGCCGGGCCAGGTGGTTACGAAGAAGGGGCGACTATCGGTACCTTTGTCGGTTTTGCTCCGGTCGATCAGCCTAAGTTTGTTATGTTGACTCGCATTGATCGGCCCAAAGATGCTAAGTTTGCCGAGGTCTCAGCGGCGCCTCTGTTTGGCGAAATCGCTAAATTCTTATTTAATTATTGGCAAATTCCTCCTGACAAGTAATTATAAAATTATATGACTAAAAAGTTATTAAAATTGTGGCTACGGTATTTGGCAGCACTGGTGCTGCGTAAATATCATCCTCGCATTGTGGCAATCACAGGCAGTACTGGCAAAACTAGTACCCGAGAAGCCATCTTAACTGTCTTAAAAAATCATTCGGAAAATCCGGATATAGTTGGGACGATCGGGAATTTAAACACCGAATTGGGTGTTACCGCTACTATTATTAGTCCTGGTTTTATCGGTACGCAGGTTGGTGTTAAGACCAAGCTGACTATCCGGGATGTGTGGTATTTAACTTGGCATGCACTCAATTTATCAATCCGGAGAGTAGCCTATCCGAAAATATTAGTTTTAGAGCTAGCCGCTGATCGGCCTGGCGATATAGAATATTTTATGAGTTTTATTAAACCGGAAGTTGGCGTTCTGACTAATATTGGCGATGCCCATTTAGAATTCTTTTATTCCAAGGCTCAGCTAGTGGAAGAAAAGAGTCTGGTGATTACCCATGTGGATTCTCGCGGTACCGTCATTCTTAACCAGGACGATGATTTTAGTAAATTAATCTCGCGCAAGACAGCGGCCAAGAAGATTATGGTCAGCGCTGAAGAAAAATCAGATTGGTGGGCCAGCGATATCGGTTTTAGCAGCGGGGGGATTCGGTTTAACGCCATGTCTAATAAATCAAAACAAGGCATGACTCCAATTAGTTTGCCGGTTTATGGTTATCAATTTGTGTATGCGGCTCTGATGGCTTTAGCGGTAGGTGATTATTTCCGTGTCCCGCTAGAAACTATGGCGCATCGACTAAGTAAATACCAGTTGCCTGATCGGCGGTTTGAAATTATTAAATTAGGCGGGAATATTGTTATTGACGATACTTATAATGCCAATCCTGCCTCCATGCTGGCGGCTCTGAAAAGTTTGGCTAGATTAGGTGTTAATCGGCGTAAAATCGCTATTCTGGGAGATATGAAAGAATTAGGCAGTGCCCATATCAAGGGTCACCAAAGCGTCGGGGAATGTGCGGCCAAAGTGGTGGACCAACTCTGGGTAGTAGGGGAAGGAGGCAATTTAATCAAAGAAGCGGCTGTGCGAGCCGGCTTACCTTTAGGGCAAGCGCGAAACTGGTCGGAAAGTGCAATTCCGACTGTTTTGCAGGATAATAATATAGTTCTAGTCAAAGGTTCACAGGCTGTCCGTATGGACCAAATTGTTACGCTAATAAAGGAGTTCTATGAACGATCTCACTAAAATTGTTACTGAACACGGCAACCTTATCCGTATATTGGTAATTGGTGCGCTATCTTTTCTAACTACATTTGCTCTCACTCCGGCCTGGACCCACATTCTCTATAAATATAAATTTTGGAAGCAGGCCAAAGAAGAAACCTTGTACGGTGGCTATGCCACAGTTTTTCAAAAACTGCATGGCGAAAAACATAAACGGAATATTCCGACTATGGCCGGGGTGTTAATATGGGTGACTATTGCCGTTGTTACTGTAGTATTTAATCTGACCCGCAATCAAACTTATCTACCCTTATTCTTTATGGTAGCGGTGGGAATTTTGGGAGCAGTCGATGATTGGTTTAATATTCGTGGGATAGGTGGTGTTAAGGGTGTCAGAGCTCGCCATAAGATGATCTGGTTACTAGCCATTGCTGCTTTTGGTGCCTGGTGGTTTTACACTAAATTAGGTATGAATAGTCTGCACATTCCAGCCTATGGCGATATTATGGTCGGCTGGTGGTATATTCCGATTTTTATATTTGTAATTTTAGCTACCACTAATGCAGTAAACATTACGGATGGTTTAGACGGATTGTCAGCCGGTTTATTGATCATTGCTTTTACTGCCTTTGGTATTTTGGCATTTTTGGGAAATCAAATTAGTTTAGCCGTTTTTTGTATTACAGTATCAGGAGCTCTCTGCGCTTACCTCTGGTTTAATATTTATCCGGCCCGTTTCTTTGGAGGAGATACGTACGCCCTGGCTATGGGGGCAACTTTAGGGGTAGTGGCGATGCTAATCAAGAGTAATGTCGGGATTGCTGTTTTGCCGCTAATTGCTTTTGTGCCGATGGTGGAGGTCATCTCAGACTTATTGCAATTAGGTTATCGAAAGTTTAGACACAAGAAACTTTTCCTGATTGCTCCGCTGCATCATCATTTTGAAGCGCTGGGTTGGCCAGAGACTAAAGTCACTATGCGATTTTGGATTATTGGAGCATTCACGGCGCTCCTGGGTGTAATTATTGGCATTGTGGGGGGCGGACCGTCTTAAACTATGACGAGCTTTGAAACCCAATCGGGCAAAATTGCTATCCTAGGTTTTGGGAGAGAGGGGCTAGACCTGCTCCGCTTTTTCCATAAGTTAAAAGTCAAGCCAGTTGTTTTGAATGATACGGAAATTTTATCCACGCATCCGGCTTATCGTGAGATTCAAAAATTTGCCAGCGCGGTCAGAACAGGGACAGGCTATCTTAAAGGATTAGCCGATTTTGATTTGGTTTTCCGGAGTCCGGGCGTACCGCTGGATTTAGCTGCTATCAAGCAAGCTGCGCGTCAAGGAGTTACTCTTAGTTCATTAACTAAGTTATTTTTTGATTTATGTCCCGCCAAAATCATTGGCGTGACTGGAACTAAAGGAAAAAGCACCACCGCTGCGCTGATTTACCATTTATTAAAAGGCAAAACCAAAGGCAAAGCTTACTTTGGCGGCAATATTGGCTATCCACCTTTACAATTGCTTACTAAATTAACTAAACAGGATGTAATAGTGCTGGAATTGTCCAGTTTTCAGTTAGAAGATTTAACTAAAAGTCCGCAAGTAGCTGTGCTGTTAGGTATAGCGCCTGAGCATCTGGATCGCCACAAAACTTTTAAGAAATATATGGCAGCGAAACTCAATTTAGTCCGCTATCAAAACAAAAACGACTTTACGGTTGTTAGTGCCGATGAAGCTATTAGCGCGGTAGTTGCCAAAACTACTAAAGGAAAAATAATAAAGTATTCTAGCCGGAAAATATTGCCTCGGGGTGTCTATTTGGCTGGAGAAGAAATTATTTATCGGCATGTGCGGACAGGACACAGGCAGGTAGTTATTCAGGCCCAGAATGTTCCTTTATTAGGGCAACACAATTTAGGCAATGTTTTGGCGGCCTTAACCGTAGCCCTGTTATTAGAGGTGCCATTGGCCAGAATCCAGCGCCAAATTAAAACTTTTTCAGGATTAGAACATCGTTTAGAGCTAGTGGGACATAAACATAAAGTGCAATTTATTGATGATTCTCTCGCCACTACTCCGGTAGCCACTATGGCAGCGATCCAGACATTAACGGGACCGATCAGTTTGATTTTAGGGGGGTCAACCAAAAAAGAAAAATTTACGGAATTAGTGCGCTTACTAATAACTAAAGATATTCAAGGTGTCGTCTTAATCGGGGCTACTGCTCCAGTATTGGAAAAATCATTTAAAACTGCCAAAGTAAAATTTCCGTTTATGAAGGCAGCAGATTTTCCATCTGCTGTTCGACAAGCATATCGATATGCTGCGCCAGAAGGTACGGTGTTATTATCACCAGCCTGTGCGAGTTTCGGCTGGTTTAGGGATGCTTACGATCGCGGCGCTCAATTCAAACAGTTGGTAGAGCAAATTATTAGCGGTAAATAATGCGTAGATTTCATTCACCTGATCCTTATCTTATTTTAGCCACGCTGGTGTTGGTGTTGTTTGGCTTAATTATGGTATCCTCGGCTTCCGTGGTGGAATCTTACCAAGCCACCGGGAGTAATACTTACTATTTCTTTCGCCAGGCTCTCTTTGCTACTGCGGGCTTAGGATTGTGGTTTGTACTGCAGCGCGTGGACTACCATAACTATCGCACCATCGCCACCAGTGCGTTGATTTTGGGAATAGTTTTATTGGTGGTTGTGTTTATCCCGGGCTTAGGCGTGACTGCGGGAGGCTCGCGCCGTTGGGTGGGAGCGGGTGATTTGACTCTACAGGTAACCGAAGTAATGAAAATGGGTCTTATTTTCTATTTAGCCTATTGGTTTGAGCGCAAAGGGCCTAAAATTACCAGTTTTTACTATACTTTTTTGCCGTTCGCCGCTCTCTTATTGTTGATTTGCGGGTTGATTATCGCCGAGCCGGATATGGGCACCACTTTGATCATTGCAGGGATCGCTTTAGCTATGTATTTTACTGCCGGGGGCAGTTGGCAACACATTTCTTTATTAGTTATGAGCGGAGCGGCTGTAGTTTGGGCATTAACCTTAGCAGCGCCTTATCGTATGGCCCGCTTAATGACATTTTTTAATCCTGGAGCAGATCCTTTAGGAGCCGGTTACCATATCAATCAAGCCCTGATTGCTTTGGGGTCGGGGGGTCTCACTGGCTTTGGTTTCGGTCGTTCCCGCCAAAAATTCAACTTTTTGCCGGAAACATCTTCTGACTCCATTTTTGCTATTATTGGCGAGGAACTCGGCTTTCTCGGCATCTCATTGTTAGTTTTACTCCCTTTAACTATATTTATTTGGCGAGGGTGTCAGACTGCCAAAAGGGCCCCGGATGCTTTCGGGCGACTACTCGCAATCGGCATTACTACTTGGATAGGCTGGCAAGCCGCCGTTAATATCGGAGCCATCATCGGTTTGATCCCGCTCACAGGGGTACCGCTGCCATTTATCAGCCAAGGCGGATCCTCGTTAGTTTTTGTTCTGGCCGCTTCTGGTATATTATTAAATATCTCTAGACAAACGATTTATACTAAAGATGATGAAGATCCTTTTAGTGGGTGGAGGCACTTCTGGACACGTGTTGCCGGCACTGTCCGTCGGGCACGCTATCTTGAGAAAGAATCCCAATAACGAGATTTTATTTGTGGGTTCCCGTAAATTGTCTCATCGCGACATAATTGAGGCCGCTGGTTTTAAATTTGTGGGAATTCCGGCCGGTAAGCTGCGGCGATATTGGGATTGGCAAAACTTCATTGACGGTTTCCGCATTTTGGCTGGCACCATAACTGCCTTAGGAATAATTCTGCGTTTTCGACCGGATAAAATATTTATTAAGGGAGGCTATGTTGGAGTACCGGTTGGATTAGCGGCTTGGATTCTCCGGCGGCCATTGATTATCCATGAATCAGATTCCCGGATCGGCCTGGCTAATCGCTTGTTGATGCCGTTGGCGGAAAAAGTCTGCGTATCATTTCCGCTCGATGCTTATCGGGTAACTAAAGCGGTAGCTAAAAAACTGGTGCATACCGGCGTACCGGTAAACGATATTTTTTACCAACCGGAGATCAGTAACAATACCGGTATTCCTTTTTCTGAACATAAACCATTTATTTTGATTATTGGCGGGTCACAGGGTGCTCAAGCTATTAACCAAGTGATAAAATCGGCCCTGCCGGATTTGATCCAAGATTATCAAGTATTGCACTTAGCCGGAGCGCATAATTTTGCTGATTTGAAAGAGTGGGCAGAAATCGAAAGATTTCGGAATTATTATTTGTTCGAGAGTTTGCCTAATGAACAAATAGCTTATTTAATGCGGCGGGCAGCGGTGATTGTTTCGCGAGCCGGAGCGACCACTATTGCCGAAATAGCTGCCAGTGCTCGTCCAGCTATTCTCATCCCATTGCCGGGGTCGGCAAGCAATCATCAGTTGCATAATGCCGAATACTTGGCGGCCAAAGGAGCGGCGGTGGTATTGGAACAAGATCAGCTCACCCCGGTCACATTACAAGAAAGGATATTTAAAATTCTTAACTCCGATTTAGGTCCGCGCTTAGTTTTTAATATCAAATCGATTACCCAAAAAGATGCGGCGGATAAAATTGCCGATCTTATTTTGAGCGATAATAATAGTGATAATAATTAAATAGGTTTAAATATATGAAAAACTGGGGTTGGGTTGTGCTTGCAGTGCTAGTCGTTTCTATTATCTGGTGGGGAAAATTTGGTTTTCGCTTGGGCTCTCCGGCCATGACTTGTCTGTATAGTGATACTGAGAAAAAGATTGAAACCATTTGTGTTAATCAACTCAAAGAGAACGATTTAATCAGCAGTCCTCTCAAAATTACCGGGCGAGCGCGGGGTAACTGGTTTTTTGAGGCTTCTTTCCCAATCCAATTATTAGATCAGAATAGTAAGCGTTTGGCCGAGGTTGTGGCTACGGCGCAGGGTGATTGGATGACCACCGATCTAGTTCCTTTCACTGCCGAATTAACTTTTACCACCCCAGCAGGGGACACCGGCCAGTTAGTGTTGAACCGAGATAATCCCTCAGGGCTGCCTGAAAATGACGCCCAACTCATTATCCCGGTCAGATTCCGTTAATGCCCGGTATCTATTTAATTAACAAGCCTAAAGGCATCACTTCGCATGATGTAGTGGGTTATTTGCGCAAAGTAACCGGCGAAAAAACTATCGGTCATGCCGGCACGTTAGATCCCTTGGCTTCTGGTTTGATGATCGTGGCGATTGGCCGCGAATTTACTAAGAGAATTTCCGAGTTCTCTAAATTAGATAAAGAATATCTGGCCGAGGCAACTCTGGGTGCCACCAGCACCACCTATGACGCCGAAGGAGAGATTAAAAAGTTCTCTTTTTGTCATTCTGAGCGAATCCGCCAGCTGGCGGAGAAGTCGAAGAATCTCGAGACACAAGTGCCGAGATCCCTCGACTGCGCTCGGGATGACAGAATGGATGGCCGGGATGACAGAATGGATGGCCGGAATGACAAAATAGTGGAACTTAATCAAGCAGAAATAGAATCTGCACTCCAGAGTTTTATAGGGCCGCAGGAGCAGATGCCGCCCATCTTTTCCGCTAAAAAAATCAAAGGCCAAAAGGCTTACGACTTAGCTCGACAGGGGAAAACAGTCGAATTAAAAGCTGTGCCAGTCACTATTTCCGAGATTAAATTATTAGATTATCAATACCCGATATTAAAATTCAAAGTAAAAGTTTCTTCTGGCACCTATATTCGTTCGCTCGTCCATGATTTAGGGCAAAGATTGAACAAGGGAGCCTATATGTCGGAATTAGTTCGTACCTCTATCGGAGATTATAACTTAACCCAGGCGATTGATTTATACCAAGTCAAATCTCCCGCCGACCTACACCCCCACCAACTCCCCCTTGGTAAGGGGGAGGGTAGAGGGGGTTATAATTAAATTATGATGAAATATCTTATTTGGTTTTTATTGGGGCTGGCAGT is a genomic window of Patescibacteria group bacterium containing:
- the mraZ gene encoding division/cell wall cluster transcriptional repressor MraZ → MFIGEYSHTIDEKNRLAVPIKFRSELTGGAVVTKGLDGCLFLYTLNEWEKLVEKLNAMPISQKNARAFARLMLAGAFAAELDRQGRMILPKYLTDYAKIDRNVIVAGLFNRLEIWDAKVWQEYKDATEKESEALAEQLFI
- the rsmH gene encoding 16S rRNA (cytosine(1402)-N(4))-methyltransferase RsmH: MDNHSLHIPVLTTEVVELLDLVPGELVVDATVGDGGHAQQLLTKVSPGGYLIGIDKDPEAVKAAYENLSHQKSNAKFVINHDSFGNLSGIIKTAGYRGIDAILFDLGLSSRELAGTRGFSFLRDAPLDMRFDPDAPVTAADIVNSYPKDKLANLIYEFGEERASRRIAEAIFSARHRHKITTTEQLAAIVAEAKGGRHGRIHPATQTFQALRIAVNDELGLLRTTLPVAIQLLNPGGRLAVISYHSLEDRIVKNIFRDAAKTGVVQLITKKPISPTRAEILQNPRARSAKLRVISKIG
- a CDS encoding penicillin-binding protein 2, yielding MAYNVSNESLQLRRVNVLAIGFAIFLVLIVGKLLQRQLIEHNTFLALAREQHVVNENVPAERGKILVYDQQLGDYYPLATNVSLYSLNVVPTQVHQPELVVAKLLPYLTDFTESDLLAILQSNKVYVSPLKRRVEVKEKEAIQKLGLEGVYFRAEEYRYYPEDSLASHVLGFVNQDGKGQYGIEGYFDKELSGQAGLAQVEKSSLGAHITVGDRKITDPKDGADVVLTIDRAIQYYVEKKLQETALKHQATGGEVIIMEPSTGRIVAMAAYPDFNPNFYSDAELANFTNPSVSLVYEPGSVFKSITMAAGIDAGLVAPSTTYFDPGELQVADKIIRNSDLASHGVQTMTQVLEKSLNTGAVFVVQKLGRQLFYKYLKDFGFDVVTGAGLAGEVAAHMRPFREWAEMDLATISFGQAIAVTPLQMLAAIGVIANQGQLVKPHMVDKIMYSTGAISFDTQVIRSVIKPQTAQLVGAMMVSVVERGHGQAAGVAGYRVAGKTGTAQIAGPGGYEEGATIGTFVGFAPVDQPKFVMLTRIDRPKDAKFAEVSAAPLFGEIAKFLFNYWQIPPDK
- a CDS encoding Mur ligase family protein, producing the protein MTKKLLKLWLRYLAALVLRKYHPRIVAITGSTGKTSTREAILTVLKNHSENPDIVGTIGNLNTELGVTATIISPGFIGTQVGVKTKLTIRDVWYLTWHALNLSIRRVAYPKILVLELAADRPGDIEYFMSFIKPEVGVLTNIGDAHLEFFYSKAQLVEEKSLVITHVDSRGTVILNQDDDFSKLISRKTAAKKIMVSAEEKSDWWASDIGFSSGGIRFNAMSNKSKQGMTPISLPVYGYQFVYAALMALAVGDYFRVPLETMAHRLSKYQLPDRRFEIIKLGGNIVIDDTYNANPASMLAALKSLARLGVNRRKIAILGDMKELGSAHIKGHQSVGECAAKVVDQLWVVGEGGNLIKEAAVRAGLPLGQARNWSESAIPTVLQDNNIVLVKGSQAVRMDQIVTLIKEFYERSH
- the mraY gene encoding phospho-N-acetylmuramoyl-pentapeptide-transferase; the protein is MNDLTKIVTEHGNLIRILVIGALSFLTTFALTPAWTHILYKYKFWKQAKEETLYGGYATVFQKLHGEKHKRNIPTMAGVLIWVTIAVVTVVFNLTRNQTYLPLFFMVAVGILGAVDDWFNIRGIGGVKGVRARHKMIWLLAIAAFGAWWFYTKLGMNSLHIPAYGDIMVGWWYIPIFIFVILATTNAVNITDGLDGLSAGLLIIAFTAFGILAFLGNQISLAVFCITVSGALCAYLWFNIYPARFFGGDTYALAMGATLGVVAMLIKSNVGIAVLPLIAFVPMVEVISDLLQLGYRKFRHKKLFLIAPLHHHFEALGWPETKVTMRFWIIGAFTALLGVIIGIVGGGPS
- the murD gene encoding UDP-N-acetylmuramoyl-L-alanine--D-glutamate ligase, which translates into the protein MTSFETQSGKIAILGFGREGLDLLRFFHKLKVKPVVLNDTEILSTHPAYREIQKFASAVRTGTGYLKGLADFDLVFRSPGVPLDLAAIKQAARQGVTLSSLTKLFFDLCPAKIIGVTGTKGKSTTAALIYHLLKGKTKGKAYFGGNIGYPPLQLLTKLTKQDVIVLELSSFQLEDLTKSPQVAVLLGIAPEHLDRHKTFKKYMAAKLNLVRYQNKNDFTVVSADEAISAVVAKTTKGKIIKYSSRKILPRGVYLAGEEIIYRHVRTGHRQVVIQAQNVPLLGQHNLGNVLAALTVALLLEVPLARIQRQIKTFSGLEHRLELVGHKHKVQFIDDSLATTPVATMAAIQTLTGPISLILGGSTKKEKFTELVRLLITKDIQGVVLIGATAPVLEKSFKTAKVKFPFMKAADFPSAVRQAYRYAAPEGTVLLSPACASFGWFRDAYDRGAQFKQLVEQIISGK
- the ftsW gene encoding putative lipid II flippase FtsW, producing MRRFHSPDPYLILATLVLVLFGLIMVSSASVVESYQATGSNTYYFFRQALFATAGLGLWFVLQRVDYHNYRTIATSALILGIVLLVVVFIPGLGVTAGGSRRWVGAGDLTLQVTEVMKMGLIFYLAYWFERKGPKITSFYYTFLPFAALLLLICGLIIAEPDMGTTLIIAGIALAMYFTAGGSWQHISLLVMSGAAVVWALTLAAPYRMARLMTFFNPGADPLGAGYHINQALIALGSGGLTGFGFGRSRQKFNFLPETSSDSIFAIIGEELGFLGISLLVLLPLTIFIWRGCQTAKRAPDAFGRLLAIGITTWIGWQAAVNIGAIIGLIPLTGVPLPFISQGGSSLVFVLAASGILLNISRQTIYTKDDEDPFSGWRHFWTRVAGTVRRARYLEKESQ
- the murG gene encoding undecaprenyldiphospho-muramoylpentapeptide beta-N-acetylglucosaminyltransferase is translated as MMKILLVGGGTSGHVLPALSVGHAILRKNPNNEILFVGSRKLSHRDIIEAAGFKFVGIPAGKLRRYWDWQNFIDGFRILAGTITALGIILRFRPDKIFIKGGYVGVPVGLAAWILRRPLIIHESDSRIGLANRLLMPLAEKVCVSFPLDAYRVTKAVAKKLVHTGVPVNDIFYQPEISNNTGIPFSEHKPFILIIGGSQGAQAINQVIKSALPDLIQDYQVLHLAGAHNFADLKEWAEIERFRNYYLFESLPNEQIAYLMRRAAVIVSRAGATTIAEIAASARPAILIPLPGSASNHQLHNAEYLAAKGAAVVLEQDQLTPVTLQERIFKILNSDLGPRLVFNIKSITQKDAADKIADLILSDNNSDNN
- a CDS encoding Gmad2 immunoglobulin-like domain-containing protein, producing the protein MKNWGWVVLAVLVVSIIWWGKFGFRLGSPAMTCLYSDTEKKIETICVNQLKENDLISSPLKITGRARGNWFFEASFPIQLLDQNSKRLAEVVATAQGDWMTTDLVPFTAELTFTTPAGDTGQLVLNRDNPSGLPENDAQLIIPVRFR
- a CDS encoding tRNA pseudouridine(55) synthase TruB, whose amino-acid sequence is MPGIYLINKPKGITSHDVVGYLRKVTGEKTIGHAGTLDPLASGLMIVAIGREFTKRISEFSKLDKEYLAEATLGATSTTYDAEGEIKKFSFCHSERIRQLAEKSKNLETQVPRSLDCARDDRMDGRDDRMDGRNDKIVELNQAEIESALQSFIGPQEQMPPIFSAKKIKGQKAYDLARQGKTVELKAVPVTISEIKLLDYQYPILKFKVKVSSGTYIRSLVHDLGQRLNKGAYMSELVRTSIGDYNLTQAIDLYQVKSPADLHPHQLPLGKGEGRGGYN